Below is a genomic region from Caldilineales bacterium.
GATCCACTGCCCAGGTGATGCCGGAAATGACATCCGACCAGTAGCCAAAGTTGGTCGAGTCCAGCACCTTGACCGGGAGAATCGAGGCCTGGCCCGCCATACCGGCGATGCCAATGCCGTTGTTGATCGCCGCCAGGGCGATGCCGGTCACATGCGTGCCGTGACCGTTGTCATCCTGAGGGGTGTTGTTGTCGGGGTTGGCCACAAAGTTCCAACCCGGTAGGATGCGACCGCTGAACTCGGTGTGCGTCATGGCGATGCCCGTGTCCAGCACCGCCACCACCGCCCCCGATCCGAAGCCGTAGTCCCAGGCGACCGGGGCGTTGATCATCTGCGGGCCGTAGACCTTGGTGGGGTCGTTGTAGTAGGGGTCGTTGGGGTTCAAGGCCGGCGTTGCTTCGCCGCCGACCTTGCAATCGACCGCGGCATAGTCCACCGCCGCCAGCCGGTTCAGCCGCCGGACGATGTCCCTGGCGTCGCCCGCAGGCGCGCCGAGCACATAGATGTCCAACGGTTCGATCAGGCGGATAATCTCCACATCGAAGCGGTTCAGGATGCGGTCGATGGTCACCTGTGCCGTCCCCGCCACGAAGCGAACGGTCAAGCGGTCATCGGCGCAGCGGGCTGCGGTTGGCGATAAGACAGTGGGCGAAAGAGGTGTGGCCGTATGCGCCCGCAATCCCACGTCAACCGTGTTTCCACCACCCATCTGTCCGCCAAAGACGGGGAGAGGGCTTTGCTCGTCCTCACCGGTGCCGCCGGGCGGCTGAACGCGCAGCACGCGCAGGCCGGGGAGGATGCCGGGGATGGCATAGTTGCCCTGATCGTCGCTGACCGCCGCACCCAGCAGCGGCTCGCCAGGGTCGGCAAAACCATCGCCGTCGGCGTCGTCGAACAGTTCGACCAACGCCTCCTGCACCGGCGGCTCGATCAGATCCTGCTCGCCGTTCTCGTTCCAGTCGGTGTAGACCGTGCCGCTGACCGTGCGCAGAACGACAATGCCGAAATCGACAGCTGCCGTCTCGCCCGGCGCCACGGTCACGGGCTGGCTGGCGGGCGTGGTGTGGGTATATCCGGGCGCGGTCGGTTGGCTGACGAGGTAATCGCCCGGCGTCAGGCTGGCGAAGGCATAACTGCCATCGGCGGCGGTGATCGTTGCCGCCATGAACGTCTCGCCGCCGGTGGCGGCATCACGGATTTCGACCGCGAAGCCGCCCAACCCAGGCTCATCATCGCTGAGGCCATCGGCGTTGGCGTCGAAGAAGACGACGCCGCCAACCTGAGCCTCGTTCGGTCCCTGGCTGCGGCTGACGCCCGGCAGCAGACCGTAAACGGCCAGCTCGGCAACGATCAGCAGCAGCCCAATCGCAAGGCGAAGTTTGAGGAAGTGGTTCATGGGATCATCTTCGGGCGGAGACCCTAAAGGTCTTGGAGACCTTTAGGGTCTGATTTCGAGGCAGAGACCCTAAAGGTCTTGGAGACCTTCAGGGTCTGATTTCGAGGCGGAAACCCTAAAGGTCTTGGAGACCTTTAGGGTCTGATTTCGAGGCAGAGACCCTAAAGGTCTTGGAGACCTTTAGGGTCTGATTTCGAGGCGGAAACCCTAAAGGTCTTGGAGACCTTTAGGGTCTGATTTCGAGGCAGAGACCCTAAAGGTCTTGGAGACCTTTAGGGTCTGATTTCGATGGCGCTGATGACGGGTGGTTTGCGCCCGCCGTTCTTGGCAAAGAGGATGTTCAACTCGCCGTCCGTCACCGTCACCGCGTAGCTGCGATCGAGGGCGGTCTCTTTGCCCACCAGACCATAGATGCTGAGCGAACTTTGCACGACCACGCCCTCGATGGTGATCATCATCAGGCGGTCGGTGGCTTTGGAGACCTCGAATTCGGCGAACTTGAGCGTGACCTGATAGACGCCGTTGGGGACGGCAAAGCGATATTCGACCGGGTTCTCACGCCATTTCTGATAGAGCAAGTCGTCGCTGGTGCCGGCCACGGCCTTGGTCGTCGATTTGGCCGAGCCGCTGATATAGCCCCACCAACCGGCGGCGCCGTAGCTCTGATCCGCCGACCAGACCTGGCCAAGCCCATCGGTGTAGGCCAGGCCGCCGCTGTTCACCCGCTTGAGATAAGGCGGCGGGGTGGGCGTGGAGGTCAGCGTCGGCGTGGCGGTGGCAGTCGGCGTTTCGGTGGGCGTCGGCGTCAGCGTCGGCGTGGGGGTAGCAGTTGGCGTTTCGGTGGGGGTGGGGGTGGGCGGTGGGCGAAAGAACGAGACCGTGACGTTGTCAACGTACATCGTTGCCTGCTCGGCGGCGGCAGCGACGACATAGAACCGGATTTGTGTGGACGCGCCGGTCAGCCCGCCCAGGGCCAGGGTTTGGTGGGTCGGGTAGCTGCCGCCCAGGATAAAGGTCGCCAACGTCGTCCAATCGGCGCCGTCGAGCGAAGCCTGCACGGCCAGTTGGCCATCGGCCGAGCCAGCGCCGGCGTCGAGGTCGAACGCCAGCTCTGGGGCGAGCACGCCTGCGAGATCGACGGCGCGACGGATGCCGTGGCCGGGGATGCCGCCGCCCACGCTGATGCTGAGGCAAGCGCCCGACTGGCAGCCGGGTTGGATCTGGACATAGCTGCCCACCTGACCGCTGGCATCGCCCAGGGTCTGCCAGAAACCGAGCCAGGGTTCAGTGCCGTCGCTGCCGGTATAATCGGCGTTGGGGTCGAAGTCATCGGCGACGGTCTGGTTGGGCGGAGGCAGAGGGGTGGCAGTTGGCGTATCGGTTGGGGTCGGAGTATTGGTAGGGGTGGGGGTGAGGGTGGGCGTGGGAGTAAAGGTGGGGGTGGGCGTCGGCGTCCGCGTTGGCGTGGCCGTTGGCGTCGGCGTGGCCACGGTCAGGGCCACGCTGCTGCTGTTGTCGGTGGCGTCCGTTTCGTATTGATCGACGGCCGTCAGCTCGGCCACATCGACGAGGGTCTGACCCATCGTCCCGGTCGCCACCTGGGCGGCCAGGGTCAGCCGTTTGGTCGTCCCCTTGCTCAGGCTGCCCAGCGTCCACAGACCGGTGGCCTGGCTATAGCTGCCTTGCTCAGCCAAAGCAGAGAGGAAACTGAGGCCAGATGGCAGCACATCGCGCACGACGATGCCCGAGGCCAGACTGCCCGGCCCATCGTTCTTGGCGCTGATGGTGAGAGTTACGGACTGGCCCTCGGCGGCAACGGCGGCGTTGGCCGTCGCTGTGATCACGATATCGACGCCGTTGACCGCAAGGGAAACGGCGGCGGCGTTGTTGCCGGCGTTCGTCTCGGCCTGGTCGACGGCGGACAGGTTGGCGTTGGCGACGACGGTCTGCCCGCCTGTTCCGGGCCGGGGCCGGACATCCAAGAACAGGCGCTTTTCGACGTTCAGACCCAGGCTGCCCACCGTCCACAGCCCGGAACTGGCATCGTAGCTGCCCTGCTCGACCGAGGCCGCCATCAACTCCAGCGACGCCGGCACCGGCGCGGCCACGGCCAGCCCCGAGGCCAGCGCGGCCGGCCCCAGGTTCTTGGCGGCCACGGTCAGCCGGATAGTCTGGCCTTCGTCAGGGGTCGTGTCATTGGCCGCCAGCGTGACCCGCATATCGACCGGGTTGACCATCACGCTGCCGCCGGCCGTTTCGTTGCCCGGCGTCCGTTCGCTCTGGTCCATGACCCGCACGGTCCCCCCGCCGGTGAGGTATTCGCCGCTGCGGGCGGTGACGATGCCGTTGGCGCTGAGCACGGCTTCGGCGTCTTTCGGCAAAGACTCGATGTACCACTGCCGGCTGGTCGCATCGAAGACGCCCTGGGTGGCGTTGTAGGATTGCACAGCGATGCCGACCGGCGCCAGGACATCGATCACCAGATTGGTAGCGGCATCCGGGCCGTGATTGTTCCGCACCGTCAGCTGGGCGCTCACGGTCTGGTTTTCGTCTGGGGTGTCATCACTGAAGTAGGCGCTTAGTTGCAGGTCAGCGCTGCCCGGCGCCAGGGTCACAACCGTGTTGCAGCGCTGGTCGGTGGAGTCGTTGGCGTCGGCGTAGCAAACCAGGAGGGTATGGCCGGTGGCCGTGTTGAGGATGCCGTCGTTGACGGCCTGCCCGACCGCCGATGAAAGCATGAAGCCGCCGCGGAAGACACCGATGTCGGCGGCGATCTCGGTCAGGGTGACGGCTTCCTGGTCGCCACTGACCGTATCCAGGGCCTGCACGACCACCGTTTGGGCGCTGCCGTTGTCGCTATTCTCGTCGGCGTCGGGCAGGGTGACATACAGCCGGTTGCCGATGCGAACCGAGCTGATCGAAGCCCCGGCCGCGTCGGTGAGATCGAGGATGTTGGCATAGGGGCCGCCGATGTCGCCGATCTGTTGCACTTCGACGGCCGAGATCATCGGGTTCCGGCTGCCGCCCGCCTTGGCAAAGGCCAGGTTGAGGATGCCATCCGTCATCTGCGCGTAGTAGACCCGGTCGTGAGCCGTCTCCGCCCCAACCTGCGCCCACACATCCAGCGCCGATTCGACCACTGCCCCTTCGATGCTGAGCCGCATCAGCCGGTTGTTGGCGCTGCTGCTCTCGAATTCGGCGAACTTGAACAGCAGACGGTAGACGCCGGCGGGTGCGGCAAACTGATACTGATTGACCTTATTGCGCCAGCCCTGATAGAGTGGGTCGTCCAGGGTATTGGCAACCGCCGCGGTTTCGTTCACGGCAGCGCTGGCAGTGGCGCCATCCAGATAGCCCCAGCTACCGTTCCAGGCTTGATCCGGTTCCCAGGTTTGGTTCTGGGTGTCGACATAGCTGATCAAACGCCCGACGTTGACGCGACGCAGGTAGGGGCCGGGTGTGGGAGGCTCGACGGCATCCGGGTCATAGGCCTGGATCTCGACCGCCCCCAGTATCGCCGGCAGCAGATTGCCCGCCACCCGTTCGAGAACGATGTTCAACTGTCCGTCCGTGACCGTGACGACATAGCTGCGGTCGAGCGCGGCCCTGCCGCCCACCAGCGAGAACACATCCAGCCCCACCTCGACCTGATAACTTTCGAGCACGACCTTCATCACCCGCTGGCCGGCGGCGGTGGCGTCGAAATCGGCCAGACGCAGGCCCACCCGATAGGGGCCATTGGGCAGGGAGGTCTTGAATTCGACCTTGTTGCCCTCCTGCCAATCCTGGTAGAGGGCGGCATCGACGATCTGGCTGCCGGCCAGGTCGGCGACGAAGCGCGGCGTCGCTTCACGGTTCCACTGCCAGGTTCCGCCCGTATCGGCCTGCCAGGTCTGACCCAGGTTGTCGGTATAGGCATTGCCAGCGGCATTGACGCGCAGCAGATAAGGGGTAGGGGTGGCGGTGGGCGTCGCCGTCGGCGTGGGCGTGGGCGTAGGGATGGGTGTTTCGTTGCTGCCCAGCTGCCGCACCTCGATCGCCGAGACGACCGGCGTCTTCGTGCCGCCGTTCTGGGCGAAGGCGATGTTCAACAGCCCATCCGACACGTTAGCGACATAGCTGCGATCCAGGGCCAGGTTCTTCCCCCCGGCCAGGGCGAAGATGTCCAGGGCGTCCTCGACCACCACGCCTTCGATCGTGATCCGCTCACGCCGTTGACCGGCGCCGCTGACTGCAAACTCAGCGAATTTGAGCGTGATCTGGTAGACGCCGTTGGGGGCCGTGAACTGGTACTCGCCGCTGATCTCCTTGTACTTTTGATACAGGGGATCGTCGTTGGTGTTGGCCAGCGATGCACCAGAGGACTTATTGTTGCCAGCGGTAGAACCCCAGGAACCAGGGACAAAAGCCTTGTCAGCGGCCCAGGTGTTGCCGGAAGTATCGTTGTAGACCGTGCCGCCCACGTTGACCCGCTGCAGATAAGGAACAGGGGTGGGTGTGGCCGTGCTGGTGGGTGTGATCGTAGCCGTCGGTGTGGGGGTGGGGGTTTCGGTGGGGGTGGGGGTGTCGGTTGGCGCCGGAGTGGGGGTGAAGGGGACCCACGACTGGCCGGCGACCAGAGCGGCGCCCACATCGATGCGCCCGTGTCCGTAGTAGGCATCCCAGCCAGGTGCGCCCAAATCGACCGCCGTGCCCTCGATCAACGCCTGCAGATCGGTCGGCTTCAGATCGGGACGGATGGACAACAGCAGCGCCGCCAAACCGCTGACGTGCGGCGTCGCCATCGAGGTGCCCGAAAGCTTGGTGTACGAGTTCGGGTCACTCGTCCGCCAGTAGCTGCTCCAGATATCGACGCCCGGCGCCGTGACATCGACCGCCGGCCCAAAATTGCTGTAGGGCCACAGGCTGCTCTCGGCGTCGATGGCGGTCACCGACATGACCTCGGCGAAGGAGGCCGGATAGAACGGATTGCTGTTGTAGGCGTTGCCCGCCGCCGCCGCCACAAAGACGCCGTGGTCATGGGCGTAGCGGATGGCGTCGTAGAGCGTCTGCGAATAGACCGGCCCGCCCAGGCTGAGGTTGATGATCTGGGCGCCGTGGTTGGTGGCATAGATGATGCCGGCGGCGATGTCGGCCCAGCTGCCGTTGTTGGCCGCGTTCAGCACTTTCACCGGCAGCAGGCTCACGCCGGGGGCCAGGCCGGTGGAACCCTGGCCGTTGTTCATGGCGGCGGCGGCGATGCCGGCGACATGGGTGCCGTGACCGTTGTCATCGGCTGTATTGTCGTTCTCCGGTTCGGGGACGAAGTTGTGGCCGGGAAGCAGGCGGCCGGCCAGTTCGGGGTGTGCGGGTGAGATGCCGGAGTCGATGATGGCGACGACCACGCCGGGGCTGCCGGTGGTGATGTCCCAGCCGGCGGGGGCGTCGATCAGCTGCGGCGCATAAACCAGGGCCGGGTTGTTGTAGTCAGGGTCGGTCGGATCGACCGTCCCTTCGACGATATAGTTCAATTCGGCCCAGGCCACGCCCGGCTCAGCCACCAGCGCCGCCGCCGTGCTCGTCGCCTCGCCCTTCCTGGTCTTGAACAGATGGATGCCGATCTCGCCCGTATAGCGCCTTTCTTTCAGATTGTAGCGATCCATCAGCGACCGGATCGACTCGGCGGTTGTCTCCGGCGCGAATTTCACCAACAACTCATCATCTTTGAATTTTTTGCTGCCATCGACCGCCGCATCGACTGCTGGTGGCTGCGGATCGCCTCTGACCACGCCCTGGAAAAGCAAAAAGCCCCCACCCAAAAAGAGTGCGGCCAGCACGATAAGCCTGATGGCGAGACTGCGAGGCCAAATTTTCATGGCAGAACCTTGTGTTTGGACGCTCTCCGGCGGGGGATGACCGGAAGAATTGACTGCATTATAGCGCAAGAACGTGGGAAAGTCAAGATCGGTAAGTTCTTTTCTTGTGAAATCATGCGCAGACGGTTGGCGGCGGCAACGATGCTTTGGGGGCGACTGGGGCTTAACCGCGCAGACGCGGGGTAAACAGCCGCCAGCTGCCGGCCTGATAGGCGCCAAACGGATACGAGGCGCCTGCGACCTCGCCGGTGACCAGGTGAACAGGATACAGCAGGGGGGTGGTGGGCCGGACGCCGGGCGGGGTGGTCATGATCACGACGTAATCGGCTGGCAGCAGGTAACGAAAGAGGTAGGCGCCGTCAGGCTGCGAGAAGGTGCGGGCCAGGGGCACATCTTCGGCGTCGATGGCGCCGTTGCCGTTGGCGTCGCTGAACAGACGCAACTCGACATCGGTCAGGCCGGGTTCGTTCAGGCCCTGCTCGCCGTCTTCGTCGGCGTCAGCAAAAACGACGCCGCCGATGTCGCCGCGCAGGACGTAGCCAAAATCGACGTCCTGTTCGATGGCGCCCTCGCTCACCGAAATCAGGTAGGGTGAGACCCTGCTTTGGGGGCCGGCATGAATGCTATAACCGCGCGACGCGATCACAGCCGGATCGACCTCGACCCAGTAAGCCCCAGCCGACTCCAGGT
It encodes:
- a CDS encoding S8 family serine peptidase, which produces MKIWPRSLAIRLIVLAALFLGGGFLLFQGVVRGDPQPPAVDAAVDGSKKFKDDELLVKFAPETTAESIRSLMDRYNLKERRYTGEIGIHLFKTRKGEATSTAAALVAEPGVAWAELNYIVEGTVDPTDPDYNNPALVYAPQLIDAPAGWDITTGSPGVVVAIIDSGISPAHPELAGRLLPGHNFVPEPENDNTADDNGHGTHVAGIAAAAMNNGQGSTGLAPGVSLLPVKVLNAANNGSWADIAAGIIYATNHGAQIINLSLGGPVYSQTLYDAIRYAHDHGVFVAAAAGNAYNSNPFYPASFAEVMSVTAIDAESSLWPYSNFGPAVDVTAPGVDIWSSYWRTSDPNSYTKLSGTSMATPHVSGLAALLLSIRPDLKPTDLQALIEGTAVDLGAPGWDAYYGHGRIDVGAALVAGQSWVPFTPTPAPTDTPTPTETPTPTPTATITPTSTATPTPVPYLQRVNVGGTVYNDTSGNTWAADKAFVPGSWGSTAGNNKSSGASLANTNDDPLYQKYKEISGEYQFTAPNGVYQITLKFAEFAVSGAGQRRERITIEGVVVEDALDIFALAGGKNLALDRSYVANVSDGLLNIAFAQNGGTKTPVVSAIEVRQLGSNETPIPTPTPTPTATPTATPTPYLLRVNAAGNAYTDNLGQTWQADTGGTWQWNREATPRFVADLAGSQIVDAALYQDWQEGNKVEFKTSLPNGPYRVGLRLADFDATAAGQRVMKVVLESYQVEVGLDVFSLVGGRAALDRSYVVTVTDGQLNIVLERVAGNLLPAILGAVEIQAYDPDAVEPPTPGPYLRRVNVGRLISYVDTQNQTWEPDQAWNGSWGYLDGATASAAVNETAAVANTLDDPLYQGWRNKVNQYQFAAPAGVYRLLFKFAEFESSSANNRLMRLSIEGAVVESALDVWAQVGAETAHDRVYYAQMTDGILNLAFAKAGGSRNPMISAVEVQQIGDIGGPYANILDLTDAAGASISSVRIGNRLYVTLPDADENSDNGSAQTVVVQALDTVSGDQEAVTLTEIAADIGVFRGGFMLSSAVGQAVNDGILNTATGHTLLVCYADANDSTDQRCNTVVTLAPGSADLQLSAYFSDDTPDENQTVSAQLTVRNNHGPDAATNLVIDVLAPVGIAVQSYNATQGVFDATSRQWYIESLPKDAEAVLSANGIVTARSGEYLTGGGTVRVMDQSERTPGNETAGGSVMVNPVDMRVTLAANDTTPDEGQTIRLTVAAKNLGPAALASGLAVAAPVPASLELMAASVEQGSYDASSGLWTVGSLGLNVEKRLFLDVRPRPGTGGQTVVANANLSAVDQAETNAGNNAAAVSLAVNGVDIVITATANAAVAAEGQSVTLTISAKNDGPGSLASGIVVRDVLPSGLSFLSALAEQGSYSQATGLWTLGSLSKGTTKRLTLAAQVATGTMGQTLVDVAELTAVDQYETDATDNSSSVALTVATPTPTATPTRTPTPTPTFTPTPTLTPTPTNTPTPTDTPTATPLPPPNQTVADDFDPNADYTGSDGTEPWLGFWQTLGDASGQVGSYVQIQPGCQSGACLSISVGGGIPGHGIRRAVDLAGVLAPELAFDLDAGAGSADGQLAVQASLDGADWTTLATFILGGSYPTHQTLALGGLTGASTQIRFYVVAAAAEQATMYVDNVTVSFFRPPPTPTPTETPTATPTPTLTPTPTETPTATATPTLTSTPTPPPYLKRVNSGGLAYTDGLGQVWSADQSYGAAGWWGYISGSAKSTTKAVAGTSDDLLYQKWRENPVEYRFAVPNGVYQVTLKFAEFEVSKATDRLMMITIEGVVVQSSLSIYGLVGKETALDRSYAVTVTDGELNILFAKNGGRKPPVISAIEIRP